In Vulpes lagopus strain Blue_001 chromosome 1, ASM1834538v1, whole genome shotgun sequence, a genomic segment contains:
- the LOC121486654 gene encoding chloride intracellular channel protein 1-like has product MLKIKIPSSPSAGRFLVPVATTAEEQPQVELFVTAGSDGAKIGNCPFSQRLFLVLWLKGVTFNVTTVDTKRQTETVQKLCPGGQLPFLPYGPEVHPDTNNIEEFLEAALCPPRYPKLAALNPESNTAGLDIFAKFSPYIKNSNPALNDNLEKELLKALKVLDNYLTASLPEEVDETSAENEGISQRKFLDGNELTLADCNLLPKLHIVQVVCKKYRGFSIPEVFRGVHRYLHNAYAREEFASTCPDDEEIELAYEQVAKALK; this is encoded by the coding sequence atgttaaaaatcaaaataccGAGTTCCCCCAGCGCCGGCCGCTTCCTGGTCCCCGTCGCAACCACGGCTGAAGAACAACCTCAGGTTGAACTGTTCGTGACGGCCGGCAGTGATGGGGCCAAGATTGGGAACTGCCCCTTCTCCCAGAGACTGTTCCTGGTACTCTGGCTCAAAGGAGTCACCTTCAACGTAACCACTGTTGACACCAAGAGGCAGACTGAGACAGTACAGAAGCTGTGCCCAGGAGGGCAGCTCCCATTCCTTCCGTACGGCCCTGAAGTGCACCCAGACACCAACAACATTGAGGAGTTTCTGGAGGCAGCGCTGTGCCCTCCCAGGTATCCCAAGCTGGCAGCTCTGAACCCTGAATCCAACACAGCTGGGCTGGACATATTTGCCAAATTTTCTCCTTACATCAAGAATTCAAACCCGGCACTCAATGATAATCTGGAGAAGGAGCTCCTGAAAGCCTTGAAAGTTTTAGACAATTACTTGACAGCCTCCCTCCCAGAAGAAGTGGATGAGACCAGTGCTGAGAATGAGGGCATCTCGCAGAGGAAGTTTCTGGATGGCAATGAGCTCACTCTGGCTGACTGCAACCTCTTGCCAAAACTCCACATAGTACAGGTGGTGTGTAAGAAATACAGGGGATTCTCCATCCCAGAGGTGTTCCGCGGAGTGCATCGGTACTTGCATAATGCCTATGCTCGGGAAGAGTTTGCCTCCACCTGTCCAGATGATGAGGAGATCGAGCTGGCTTATGAGCAAGTGGCCAAGGCCCTCAAGTAA